The proteins below come from a single Clarias gariepinus isolate MV-2021 ecotype Netherlands chromosome 17, CGAR_prim_01v2, whole genome shotgun sequence genomic window:
- the LOC128545688 gene encoding LOW QUALITY PROTEIN: dual specificity protein phosphatase 26 (The sequence of the model RefSeq protein was modified relative to this genomic sequence to represent the inferred CDS: deleted 1 base in 1 codon) produces the protein MSDPCLYRGAFKSERTREQSCIFAVCLEAAVDGRRFSRSRSNSRSPNRRDSERGSPALSISELERLLYTGKTACNHADEVWPRLYIGDQDIASNRQELTKLGITHILNCAQSKWRGGAEYYEGMNITYHGIEAHDSPSFDMSVNFYPAAEFIHKALTMGGKVLVHCAVGVSRSATLVLAYLMIRQNMTLVEAIKTVKDHRGVTPNRGFLRQLSGLDSILRASRKTT, from the exons ATGTCGgatccatgtctttatagagGAGCTTTCAAATCGGAAAGAACGAGGGAACAAAGCTGTATT TTCGCCGTGTGTTTGGAGGCGGCCGTGGATGGAAGAAG ATTCTCCCGATCACGAAGCAATTCAAGATCCCCTAACAGGAGGGATTCCGAAAGAGGGTCTCCTGCGTTGAGCATTTCTGAGCTCGAGCGTCTCCTGTACACTGGAAAGACAGCTTGTAATCATGCCGATGAGGTTTGGCCAAGACTCTACATCGGAGACCA GGACATTGCCTCGAACCGCCAAGAACTTACAAAACTTGGGATCACGCACATCCTTAACTGTGCACAGAGCAAATGGCGGGGTGGTGCAGAGTACTATGAGGGAATGAATATCACCTACCATGGCATCGAGGCCCATGACTCTCCCTCCTTCGACATGAGTGTCAACTTCTACCCTGCTGCAGAATTCATTCACAAGGCTCTCACCATGGGAG GAAAGGTGCTTGTGCACTGCGCAGTAGGGGTGAGTCGCTCAGCTACTCTGGTGTTGGCGTACCTTATGATTCGACAGAACATGACCCTAGTAGAAGCCATTAAGACAGTCAAGGATCACAGAGGCGTCACCCCTAACCGAGGCTTCCTCCGGCAGCTCAGTGGCCTGGACAGCATTCTACGCGCCAGTCGAAAGACAACCTGA